Proteins found in one Mucilaginibacter gracilis genomic segment:
- a CDS encoding LytR/AlgR family response regulator transcription factor, which yields MTIHCIAVDDEPVALEMIAAYVTKTPFLKLVDKCASAVTALTVLKEHPEVRLVFLDIRMADLNGLEFAGIVDQGDNRRSVRIVFTTAFDQYALDGHKLAALDYLLKPFSFADFTRAANRALEYFNLLEQDNEPQYLHVYANYQLVRIDIAQILYVESMADYIRIFLQDQPNPVKTLMTLKVVEQKLPGSHFVRLHRSFIVAIDKVTAVTKTSVQVGRAAIPVSDPYRQAFGNFMKSWRQPGS from the coding sequence ATGACCATTCACTGTATAGCCGTTGATGATGAGCCGGTGGCCCTAGAGATGATTGCCGCCTATGTAACTAAGACCCCCTTCCTGAAACTGGTTGATAAATGCGCAAGCGCCGTAACAGCCCTGACCGTTTTAAAAGAGCATCCGGAAGTACGGCTCGTTTTTTTAGACATCAGGATGGCCGACCTGAACGGCCTGGAGTTTGCCGGTATAGTTGACCAGGGGGATAACCGGCGATCGGTGCGCATTGTTTTTACAACCGCTTTTGACCAGTACGCGCTGGACGGGCACAAGCTTGCCGCGCTGGATTATTTGCTAAAACCCTTCAGTTTTGCTGATTTTACGCGTGCGGCCAATAGGGCCCTCGAATATTTTAACTTACTGGAGCAGGATAACGAGCCGCAATACCTTCATGTATATGCCAATTATCAACTGGTACGGATAGATATAGCGCAGATTCTCTACGTGGAAAGCATGGCTGACTATATCAGAATCTTTTTGCAAGACCAACCCAACCCGGTAAAGACGCTGATGACCTTAAAAGTAGTGGAGCAGAAACTGCCGGGCAGCCATTTTGTGCGCCTGCACCGTTCCTTCATCGTAGCCATAGATAAAGTTACCGCCGTAACCAAAACATCAGTACAGGTTGGCCGGGCTGCCATACCGGTATCAGATCCTTACCGGCAGGCATTCGGCAATTTCATGAAGAGCTGGCGTCAGCCCGGTTCCTAA
- a CDS encoding sensor histidine kinase, producing MLSLSKITRLRSIIFSVHFAVLLGLLVFTCVPLTITASLPIQIWTKQLVLYATLVGIFYLHLRVLVPRLLYNNRGGIFALLVFLICIAVPVLNHQADKLMDLPGLLHRFAPKRPVDVRYTPVGDLSIMIITMIVIGIAIIISVTGKVQADLLKEKSLENDRIAGELAVLRSQINPHFFFNVLHTIYGLTEIDTDRAREAIYTLSHMMRYVLYETRHQVTTLEKELRLIDSYRQLMQLRLPPHVTVVFNQPAGPLNIPLSPMLLLPFVENAFKHGISTVQPSYIYISAQLCQESFRFEVRNTLFAEPAKETDEGSGIGLANTRRRLELIYPGKYKLNVKEDHELEEFRIELQITLT from the coding sequence GTGTTATCTCTTTCAAAAATAACCCGTTTGCGGTCCATTATCTTTTCGGTACACTTTGCGGTGCTATTGGGCTTGCTGGTTTTTACCTGTGTACCGCTTACCATCACTGCTTCGTTGCCCATACAAATCTGGACCAAGCAATTAGTTTTATATGCTACCCTGGTGGGCATATTTTACCTCCATCTCCGGGTACTCGTCCCCAGGCTGCTTTATAACAACCGCGGGGGAATTTTTGCACTGCTTGTTTTTCTCATCTGTATCGCCGTTCCGGTATTAAATCACCAGGCCGATAAACTGATGGACCTGCCGGGCTTGCTCCACAGGTTTGCGCCGAAACGCCCTGTTGACGTTCGTTATACGCCCGTGGGCGACCTCAGTATTATGATCATCACCATGATCGTTATAGGGATAGCTATTATTATATCCGTTACCGGGAAAGTGCAGGCTGACCTGTTAAAGGAAAAATCGTTAGAGAACGACCGCATAGCCGGCGAACTGGCGGTTTTACGCTCACAAATTAACCCGCATTTCTTTTTCAATGTATTGCATACCATTTACGGGCTCACCGAGATTGATACAGACCGGGCCCGCGAAGCAATTTACACCCTATCGCATATGATGCGCTATGTGTTATACGAAACCCGGCATCAGGTAACCACCCTGGAAAAAGAGTTACGCCTGATAGATAGCTATCGCCAATTAATGCAATTGCGCCTGCCCCCACACGTAACCGTTGTTTTTAACCAGCCCGCAGGCCCGCTTAACATTCCGCTTTCGCCAATGCTGTTGCTTCCTTTTGTAGAAAACGCCTTTAAACATGGCATCAGTACGGTACAACCGAGCTATATTTACATATCTGCACAGTTATGCCAGGAAAGTTTTCGGTTTGAGGTACGAAATACTTTATTTGCAGAACCGGCAAAGGAAACAGACGAGGGTAGCGGAATAGGACTAGCCAATACGCGCCGCCGCCTGGAGCTGATTTATCCGGGCAAATACAAGCTCAATGTTAAAGAAGACCATGAGCTTGAGGAATTCAGGATAGAACTTCAAATAACTTTGACATGA
- a CDS encoding ABC transporter permease, with the protein MKILNLIRLALLALQRNKLRAVLTMLGIIIGVAAVITIGAIGAGSTASIHNSLSSMGSNLVMVMPNSNAPGGARLQGANVETLTEKDFVALQKESTYISAISPSSQSKGQAINGSLNWPTTIEGVSGDYLAIKNISLKDGKMFADRDVHTYAKVCLLGQTVVDNLFAKGVDPIGKVIRFNKIPFQVIGILNKKGQNTFGQDQDDIILAPYTTVQKRIIASIYFGSFNASAKAENLSQAAADEMAKILRKTHRLRATEDNDFTVRTQAELIQTLSSITTLLTALLTAIAAISLIIGGIGIMNIMYVSVTERTKEIGLRMAVGARGRDILNQFLTEAIIISVTGGLIGILIGETLAFVISNALHWEPIIDKGSIIEAFGFCTVIGVFFGYYPALKASRLDPIEALRYE; encoded by the coding sequence ATGAAAATTTTGAATTTGATCAGGCTGGCGCTACTGGCCCTGCAACGCAATAAGTTAAGGGCTGTGCTAACCATGTTGGGTATTATTATTGGGGTGGCCGCCGTTATTACTATCGGCGCTATTGGCGCGGGCTCAACCGCGAGCATACATAATTCGCTGTCAAGCATGGGGTCTAACCTCGTTATGGTGATGCCCAATAGCAATGCACCGGGCGGCGCGCGTTTGCAGGGGGCTAATGTAGAAACGCTGACCGAAAAGGATTTTGTTGCCTTACAAAAGGAATCCACTTATATAAGTGCCATATCGCCTTCATCACAATCTAAAGGGCAGGCTATAAACGGTTCGCTCAACTGGCCCACCACCATTGAGGGCGTTAGCGGGGATTACCTCGCCATCAAAAACATATCGCTCAAAGACGGTAAAATGTTTGCCGACCGTGATGTACACACTTATGCTAAAGTTTGCCTGCTGGGGCAAACTGTGGTAGATAATTTATTTGCAAAAGGTGTAGATCCGATTGGCAAGGTCATCCGCTTTAACAAGATTCCTTTCCAGGTTATCGGCATACTGAACAAAAAGGGGCAGAATACTTTCGGACAGGACCAGGACGATATTATCCTGGCACCTTATACTACCGTTCAGAAAAGAATTATTGCATCTATCTATTTCGGCAGCTTTAATGCGTCTGCAAAGGCCGAAAATCTTTCGCAGGCTGCAGCCGATGAAATGGCGAAGATACTCCGAAAAACACATCGCCTGCGTGCAACCGAAGACAATGATTTTACGGTACGTACCCAAGCCGAGCTGATACAAACCCTAAGCTCAATAACTACGTTGCTAACTGCGTTATTAACCGCTATAGCAGCTATATCGCTAATTATTGGTGGCATAGGTATTATGAATATCATGTATGTTTCGGTAACCGAACGTACAAAAGAGATTGGCTTGCGCATGGCGGTAGGCGCGCGTGGCAGGGATATCCTTAATCAGTTTTTAACCGAGGCCATCATCATTAGCGTTACCGGCGGTCTTATCGGTATTTTGATTGGCGAAACCCTGGCCTTTGTTATTTCTAACGCATTGCACTGGGAACCGATCATCGACAAGGGCTCGATTATTGAAGCATTTGGCTTTTGTACGGTAATAGGCGTTTTCTTTGGTTATTATCCGGCACTAAAAGCTTCGAGGCTCGACCCTATAGAGGCTTTGCGATATGAATAA